One Moorella sp. E308F DNA segment encodes these proteins:
- a CDS encoding adenylosuccinate synthase: MAAVVLVGAQWGDEGKGKITDYLAEKAEVVVRYQGGSNAGHTVMVGEQEFKLHLVPSGILYPGKLCLIGNGVVVDPAVLVQELDGLAERGIDTSSLRISDRAHLILPYHKGLDAAEEERRGQAQIGTTKRGIGPAYVDKTARTGIRVGDLLDWEEFRGKLARNLAAVNEMLAKIYDRPGYVLEAILDEYAGYARRLRPLIADTVRLVNEALKNGRRVLFEGAQGTLLDLDQGTYPFVTSSYPTAGGACIGAGIGPTKINKVLGVVKAYTTRVGAGPFPAEITGSIGDTLREQGREYGTTTGRPRRCGWLDTVILRHAAEVNGLTGLALTKLDVLTGIDPLRICTGYRYGGEIIRDFPASLKVLQQCEPVYEEVPGWQEDITAARSLADLPAACRSYIRRLEELTGVPVHLIAVGPRRDQTIVVEDVF, encoded by the coding sequence ATGGCGGCGGTAGTCCTGGTGGGAGCCCAGTGGGGCGACGAGGGCAAGGGAAAAATTACCGATTACCTGGCGGAAAAAGCTGAAGTGGTGGTTCGTTACCAGGGAGGGAGCAACGCCGGCCATACGGTAATGGTCGGGGAACAGGAGTTCAAACTGCACCTGGTGCCTTCCGGTATCCTCTATCCAGGCAAGCTCTGCCTTATTGGCAATGGTGTGGTGGTCGACCCGGCCGTCCTGGTGCAGGAACTGGACGGCCTGGCGGAGCGGGGTATAGATACCTCAAGTTTGAGGATCAGCGACCGGGCCCACCTCATTTTACCTTACCACAAGGGCCTGGATGCCGCCGAGGAAGAGCGCCGGGGCCAAGCCCAGATCGGCACCACCAAACGGGGCATTGGCCCGGCCTATGTTGATAAAACGGCCCGGACGGGCATCCGGGTAGGGGATCTCCTGGATTGGGAGGAATTCCGCGGGAAGCTGGCCCGCAACCTGGCGGCAGTCAACGAGATGCTGGCTAAAATTTACGACCGGCCGGGTTACGTCCTGGAGGCCATCCTGGACGAATATGCCGGCTATGCCAGGCGCCTGAGGCCCCTCATTGCCGATACCGTCCGCCTGGTTAATGAGGCTTTAAAGAACGGTCGCAGGGTCCTCTTTGAAGGTGCCCAGGGGACCCTCCTGGACCTGGACCAGGGGACTTATCCCTTTGTTACTTCTTCCTACCCGACGGCTGGCGGGGCCTGCATTGGTGCCGGTATTGGCCCGACGAAGATTAATAAGGTCCTGGGGGTGGTCAAGGCTTATACCACCCGGGTGGGAGCCGGGCCCTTCCCGGCTGAAATAACGGGGAGTATCGGCGATACTTTGAGAGAGCAGGGAAGGGAGTATGGTACCACCACCGGGCGGCCGCGCCGCTGCGGCTGGCTGGATACGGTCATCTTGCGCCATGCCGCCGAGGTCAACGGCCTGACGGGCCTCGCCCTGACCAAGCTGGATGTCCTGACGGGAATTGATCCTTTACGCATTTGTACCGGCTACCGTTACGGCGGCGAGATAATCCGGGATTTCCCAGCCAGCCTGAAGGTCCTGCAGCAGTGTGAGCCCGTTTACGAAGAAGTCCCCGGCTGGCAGGAAGATATCACTGCAGCTAGGTCCCTGGCGGACCTGCCTGCTGCCTGCCGCAGCTACATCCGGCGGCTGGAAGAACTGACCGGCGTGCCCGTTCATCTCATTGCCGTCGGCCCGCGCCGGGACCAGACCATTGTGGTGGAAGACGTTTTCTAG
- a CDS encoding FadR/GntR family transcriptional regulator, with the protein MDLRPIRPKKIYEEIVRQIKDLIGEGNLKPGDRLPPERELSERLGVSRASVREALSALAAMGVIDIRPGEGTFVQNIRHGAIVEPLAMALLLDRQVAMELLEARQALEGEAAYLAARRAGPQDLEKMAEILKEMERDLQKGTLGEEADLRFHLAIAEAARNSVLARLMHTVSDTMRQALRTSRQRLYNTPGNQELLFEQHKGIYEAIKAHNPRAARRAICQHLRFVERELQKE; encoded by the coding sequence GTGGACCTGAGGCCTATCCGCCCTAAAAAAATATATGAAGAAATTGTTCGGCAGATCAAGGACCTTATTGGTGAGGGCAACCTGAAACCCGGGGACCGCCTGCCTCCGGAGCGGGAACTGTCCGAGCGCCTGGGTGTCAGCCGCGCCTCCGTGCGGGAAGCCCTGAGCGCCCTGGCGGCCATGGGGGTTATCGACATCCGGCCGGGGGAGGGCACCTTTGTCCAGAATATCCGTCACGGGGCCATTGTAGAACCCCTGGCAATGGCCCTGCTTCTGGACCGCCAGGTAGCCATGGAACTTCTGGAGGCGCGCCAGGCCCTGGAAGGCGAGGCCGCGTATCTCGCGGCCCGCCGCGCCGGGCCGCAAGATTTAGAAAAAATGGCCGAGATTTTAAAGGAGATGGAGCGCGACCTGCAGAAGGGCACCCTGGGGGAAGAAGCCGACCTGCGCTTTCACCTGGCCATAGCCGAAGCGGCCCGCAATTCCGTCCTGGCCAGGCTCATGCATACGGTTTCCGACACCATGCGCCAGGCCCTGCGTACCAGCCGCCAGCGCCTCTATAACACCCCTGGCAACCAGGAACTTCTCTTTGAGCAGCACAAAGGCATTTACGAAGCCATCAAAGCCCACAACCCCCGTGCCGCCCGGAGGGCCATATGCCAGCACCTGCGTTTTGTCGAGCGAGAACTGCAAAAGGAATAG
- a CDS encoding (Fe-S)-binding protein: MEALIQGKLVGPLPAKERTAVSLFDDLALVEEEMARCMKCGNCQAVCPLYKETLEETAVARGKIQLAYAYLKGEIPATNILAEKLLFCLTCMACVANCPSGVRVDTVVLAARAAMVREKGLPWVKKIIFQGLKRPWLFDTALKTGRRLQPLALRYRPEIQRCHPRFPIGLELRRVLPPLAKRTLKEEFPEVIRPVKPRARAAFFTGCLENYIYTDIGRAVVNVLLVNDIEVIIPRDQHCCGIPVLVHGDVPTVREMAASNLQIFQRYNFDYLVVACATCGEAWKHFYPQLLANSFQGAAARVTAARARDINELLLEIDYRRPAAGLPLKVTYHDPCHLVRGQGISNEPRQVLRSIPGLEFQEMKNAGRCCGGAGSFSLTNYNISMQVQAHKVAAIKATGADTVVTGCPACRMQLEDGLAQAGFSPRVLHVVQLLKQAYARSEVRSERREVG; this comes from the coding sequence GTGGAGGCGTTAATTCAGGGAAAGCTGGTAGGCCCCTTGCCGGCAAAGGAGCGAACTGCCGTGAGTCTTTTCGATGATTTAGCTCTGGTAGAAGAGGAAATGGCTAGATGCATGAAGTGCGGCAACTGCCAGGCGGTCTGCCCGCTATATAAAGAAACCCTGGAGGAAACGGCGGTAGCCCGGGGTAAGATCCAGCTGGCCTATGCCTACCTGAAGGGCGAGATCCCGGCCACCAACATCCTGGCGGAAAAGCTGCTTTTTTGTCTCACCTGCATGGCCTGCGTCGCCAACTGCCCCAGTGGTGTCCGGGTCGATACGGTAGTCCTGGCTGCCCGGGCGGCCATGGTGCGGGAAAAGGGCCTGCCCTGGGTAAAAAAAATAATCTTCCAGGGCTTGAAGCGTCCTTGGCTCTTTGACACGGCCCTCAAAACCGGCCGCCGTCTCCAGCCCCTGGCCCTGCGTTACCGGCCGGAAATCCAGCGCTGTCACCCCCGCTTCCCCATCGGGCTGGAACTGCGGCGGGTACTGCCGCCCCTGGCTAAAAGGACTCTGAAAGAAGAGTTCCCCGAGGTAATCCGCCCGGTAAAACCCCGGGCCCGGGCGGCCTTTTTCACCGGTTGCCTGGAAAATTATATCTATACCGACATCGGCCGGGCGGTGGTCAACGTCCTGCTGGTCAATGATATCGAGGTTATAATCCCCCGGGACCAGCACTGCTGTGGTATCCCGGTCCTGGTACACGGCGACGTCCCGACGGTCAGGGAAATGGCCGCTTCCAACCTGCAGATTTTCCAGCGTTATAACTTTGACTACCTGGTGGTGGCCTGCGCCACCTGCGGCGAGGCCTGGAAGCATTTTTACCCGCAGCTTCTTGCGAACAGCTTCCAGGGAGCGGCGGCCCGGGTCACGGCCGCCAGGGCCCGGGATATCAACGAACTGCTGCTGGAGATTGATTACCGCCGGCCGGCCGCCGGCCTGCCCCTCAAGGTGACCTACCATGATCCCTGTCACCTGGTGCGCGGCCAGGGTATTAGCAATGAACCGCGGCAGGTTTTGCGCTCCATTCCCGGCCTGGAGTTCCAGGAAATGAAAAATGCCGGCCGCTGCTGCGGCGGCGCCGGTTCCTTCAGCCTGACCAACTACAACATATCCATGCAGGTCCAGGCCCACAAGGTGGCGGCCATTAAGGCCACCGGGGCTGATACGGTGGTTACCGGCTGCCCGGCCTGCCGTATGCAGCTGGAAGACGGCCTGGCCCAGGCGGGGTTTTCGCCGCGGGTCCTCCACGTCGTCCAGCTCCTGAAGCAGGCCTATGCCAGGAGTGAAGTGAGAAGTGAGAGGCGAGAGGTGGGATAA
- a CDS encoding L-lactate permease, whose protein sequence is MPWTQVYDPANNLAVSALLAAIPIIFLFYALAVRKMKGHIAAFLTVVAAIAVAVFGYRMPADLAILSFVNGGLYGLFPIGWIVVAAVFLYQITVKTGQFEIIKDSIAGITEDRRLQALLIAFSFGAFLEGSAGFGAPVAITAAMLAGLGFNPVYAASICLLANTAPVAFGAIGVPVLTLGQVAGIDSMLLSKMIGRQLPFLSVLLPFWLVAIMSGWKGVKETWPACLVSGGSFAVSQWFSSNYLSPMLPDIISALFSLICLILFLRVWQPGHIWRFPNETASKGPRSHHAPGTILKAWTPFIILTLMVADWGIGPVKAVLDLVTIKFAIPGLHQAIIKVGTSEPMNAIFTFNWLAAPGTGILIAAFISMLILDMRFSDWLRLFGETLHDLRYAVLTIFLVLGFAYTANYSGMSTTLGQALTVTGKAFPFVAPFLGWLGVFITGSDTSANALFGKLQYITAQNIGVDPVLTVAANSSGGVTGKMISPQSIAVATAATGQVGQEGELFRFAIVPSILMTVFISVITTLQAYFFTWMIPAHGDLAQPVVNTAMVSLSDGLWILAGTLIVIAILAVIVTASNRRAGRREVYTPGK, encoded by the coding sequence ATGCCCTGGACCCAAGTCTATGATCCGGCCAACAATCTTGCCGTATCAGCCTTGCTGGCTGCTATCCCCATTATTTTCCTTTTTTATGCCCTGGCCGTTCGAAAAATGAAAGGACATATTGCCGCTTTTCTGACGGTGGTGGCGGCTATTGCTGTCGCTGTTTTCGGCTACCGCATGCCGGCCGACCTGGCCATTCTTTCTTTTGTTAACGGTGGACTGTACGGTCTGTTTCCCATTGGCTGGATTGTAGTTGCCGCCGTCTTTTTGTACCAGATAACTGTAAAAACGGGGCAGTTTGAAATTATCAAGGATTCTATTGCCGGTATTACTGAAGACCGGCGCCTGCAGGCATTGCTGATTGCTTTTTCCTTTGGTGCTTTCCTTGAAGGTTCGGCTGGTTTTGGCGCTCCGGTGGCCATTACCGCCGCTATGCTGGCAGGCCTGGGCTTCAACCCCGTTTATGCCGCCAGTATTTGCCTGCTGGCCAACACGGCGCCGGTGGCCTTCGGTGCTATTGGCGTTCCTGTGCTCACCCTCGGCCAGGTGGCAGGGATTGATTCCATGCTCCTTAGCAAAATGATCGGCCGCCAGTTGCCTTTCCTCTCTGTCCTGTTGCCTTTCTGGCTGGTGGCAATCATGTCGGGCTGGAAAGGTGTCAAAGAGACGTGGCCGGCTTGTCTTGTAAGCGGCGGTTCTTTTGCCGTCAGTCAGTGGTTTTCCTCCAACTATTTAAGTCCCATGCTGCCCGATATTATCTCCGCTCTCTTTTCTCTAATCTGCCTGATATTGTTTCTGCGCGTCTGGCAACCCGGACATATCTGGCGTTTCCCCAACGAGACTGCCTCAAAGGGGCCCCGATCCCACCATGCGCCCGGCACTATTCTGAAGGCGTGGACGCCTTTTATCATCCTCACGTTGATGGTAGCTGACTGGGGTATCGGTCCGGTAAAGGCTGTACTAGATCTGGTTACTATCAAATTCGCCATACCTGGCCTGCATCAGGCCATTATCAAGGTCGGTACTTCCGAACCCATGAACGCTATCTTTACCTTTAACTGGCTTGCTGCCCCGGGTACAGGGATCCTGATTGCTGCTTTCATATCGATGCTGATTCTAGATATGCGCTTTAGCGACTGGCTGCGCCTCTTCGGCGAGACTTTACATGATCTGCGCTATGCTGTCCTTACGATATTTTTAGTTCTGGGCTTTGCTTATACAGCAAACTATTCCGGGATGAGTACCACTCTGGGACAGGCCCTGACAGTTACCGGCAAGGCTTTTCCTTTTGTAGCACCCTTTCTGGGTTGGCTGGGTGTCTTCATTACGGGTAGCGATACGTCCGCCAATGCCCTTTTCGGTAAATTGCAGTATATTACCGCCCAAAATATCGGCGTCGATCCGGTGCTGACGGTAGCTGCCAACTCCTCCGGCGGTGTCACTGGAAAAATGATCTCCCCTCAGAGCATCGCTGTTGCCACGGCGGCTACCGGTCAGGTGGGTCAGGAGGGTGAGCTCTTCCGTTTCGCTATCGTACCCAGCATCTTGATGACGGTTTTTATCAGCGTCATAACAACCCTTCAGGCCTATTTCTTTACATGGATGATCCCGGCCCACGGCGACCTGGCTCAGCCGGTTGTTAACACCGCCATGGTCAGCCTGTCCGACGGGTTATGGATCCTTGCCGGAACACTGATCGTTATTGCCATCTTAGCGGTTATTGTTACTGCCAGCAACCGCCGTGCCGGTCGGCGGGAAGTTTATACGCCGGGCAAATAG
- the ldhH gene encoding L-lactate dehydrogenase (quinone) large subunit LdhH, translated as MAGKEFRERIRQALNNASLRGALGRFADSYIVSREQVYAGRDFESLRQRIAAIKADAAGRYEELADRFTRAVEARGGKVFRAKDAAAAREYIYQVAREHGVTDIVKSKSFASEEIHLNEFLQERGINPHETDLAEWILQLMPGERPSHMVMPAIHLPKEEVARVFSRYLGEPVEPDIKNLVRIARRELRKKFLTAGMGISGANIAVAETGTIVICTNEGNARLATTVPPVHVAIVGYEKLVPELKDIVPILEALPRSGTAQPITSYVTMITGPVPAWQGEGEGIKELHVVLLDNGRTRMAADPVFKEALQCIRCASCTNVCPVFQLVSGQVYGYIYSGGIGSILTAFFNSLEDAADPQSLCIGCRRCAEVCPAKINIPDLVLKLRERVVTKQGLSSGYRIALHGVVARPKLMHTLLRTAARLQGPVTHGRPLIRHLPLFFSSLTEGRSLPAIARVPLRDRVKVLERPLSRPRLRAAFYSGCVIDFVYPEIGEAVYKVLGREGVQVVFPQEQACCGAPAAYAGDRETAVKLAKQNIAALEGASAGVIVTACPTCAVALKKDFPELLAGDPAWEARARILAAKVKDFTELVHELTRDRQGPSGQPLKESGRALKVTYHDSCHFKRHLGLDRVAREVLKGRPEVELVEMQESDRCCGFGGSYSIKYPEISRPILARKLKNIAASGAELVAVDCPGCVLQLRGGLDQMGSTVQVKHTAEILAAAQD; from the coding sequence ATGGCCGGTAAAGAATTCAGGGAGCGTATACGTCAGGCCTTGAACAATGCCAGCCTGCGCGGGGCGCTGGGGCGTTTTGCCGACTCTTACATCGTTTCCCGGGAACAGGTCTATGCCGGCCGGGATTTTGAATCCTTAAGGCAGAGGATTGCCGCTATCAAGGCCGATGCCGCCGGACGTTACGAGGAACTGGCCGACCGGTTCACCCGGGCGGTGGAGGCCCGTGGCGGCAAGGTATTCCGCGCTAAGGACGCCGCGGCCGCCAGGGAATATATCTACCAGGTGGCTAGAGAACACGGCGTTACCGATATCGTCAAATCCAAGTCCTTTGCTTCGGAAGAGATCCACCTGAACGAATTCCTTCAGGAGCGGGGCATCAACCCCCATGAGACCGACCTGGCCGAGTGGATACTGCAGCTCATGCCGGGAGAAAGGCCTTCCCACATGGTCATGCCGGCCATTCACCTGCCCAAAGAAGAGGTGGCCCGGGTCTTCAGCCGTTACCTGGGTGAACCGGTGGAACCGGATATTAAAAACCTGGTCCGCATCGCCCGCCGGGAGCTGAGGAAAAAGTTTCTTACCGCCGGCATGGGCATCAGCGGCGCCAACATTGCTGTGGCTGAAACGGGGACCATTGTCATCTGCACCAATGAGGGCAACGCCCGCCTGGCTACGACTGTACCGCCGGTCCACGTGGCCATTGTCGGCTACGAGAAGCTGGTGCCGGAGCTCAAAGATATCGTTCCTATCCTTGAGGCCCTGCCCCGCAGCGGTACGGCCCAGCCCATTACCAGCTATGTGACCATGATTACCGGTCCGGTCCCGGCCTGGCAGGGCGAAGGTGAGGGGATTAAGGAGCTGCACGTCGTTCTCCTGGACAACGGCCGTACCCGGATGGCCGCCGACCCGGTCTTCAAGGAAGCCCTGCAGTGCATCCGCTGTGCCTCCTGCACCAACGTCTGCCCTGTCTTCCAGCTGGTCAGCGGCCAGGTCTACGGCTATATTTACAGCGGTGGCATCGGCAGCATCCTGACGGCCTTCTTTAATTCCCTGGAAGACGCCGCCGACCCCCAGAGCCTGTGCATCGGCTGCCGGCGTTGCGCCGAGGTCTGCCCGGCAAAGATTAATATCCCCGATCTGGTGTTGAAGCTGCGGGAGCGGGTCGTCACGAAGCAGGGCCTCTCCAGCGGGTACCGCATTGCCCTCCACGGGGTGGTGGCTAGGCCGAAGCTCATGCACACCCTGCTGCGGACCGCTGCTCGTCTTCAGGGCCCGGTGACCCATGGCCGGCCCCTCATCCGGCACCTGCCCCTCTTCTTCAGCAGTCTCACGGAAGGGCGCAGCCTGCCGGCCATTGCCCGGGTGCCCCTGCGTGACCGGGTGAAGGTTCTGGAACGGCCCTTGAGCCGGCCCCGCCTGCGAGCTGCCTTTTACAGCGGCTGCGTCATTGACTTCGTCTACCCGGAGATCGGTGAGGCCGTTTATAAGGTACTGGGGCGGGAAGGGGTGCAGGTAGTGTTCCCCCAGGAGCAGGCCTGCTGCGGCGCCCCAGCAGCTTACGCCGGCGACCGGGAGACGGCAGTTAAACTGGCTAAACAGAATATCGCCGCCCTGGAAGGCGCCAGTGCCGGGGTTATCGTTACCGCCTGTCCCACCTGCGCCGTGGCCCTGAAAAAGGACTTCCCCGAGCTCCTGGCCGGAGACCCGGCCTGGGAAGCGCGGGCCCGGATTCTAGCTGCAAAGGTCAAGGATTTTACCGAACTCGTCCATGAACTGACCAGGGATCGCCAGGGACCTTCCGGCCAGCCGCTTAAAGAAAGCGGGCGGGCCCTTAAAGTCACCTACCACGATTCCTGCCACTTCAAGCGGCACCTGGGCCTGGACCGGGTGGCGCGGGAGGTGTTAAAAGGCCGGCCAGAGGTAGAACTGGTTGAGATGCAGGAAAGCGACCGCTGCTGCGGCTTTGGCGGCTCCTACAGCATCAAATACCCGGAAATCAGCAGGCCAATCCTGGCGCGCAAGCTAAAAAATATTGCGGCGAGCGGGGCGGAATTGGTGGCGGTGGACTGCCCGGGATGCGTCCTCCAGCTCCGCGGCGGTCTGGACCAGATGGGAAGTACTGTACAGGTTAAGCATACGGCCGAGATACTTGCAGCCGCTCAAGACTGA
- a CDS encoding DUF4160 domain-containing protein: protein MVQISWFYGIKISMFYDEHLPPHFHVEYGDYHAIVDIQKAVIIKGHLPKKQASLVIAWTLLHQDELMDNWHNAYHKKELFKIDPLR from the coding sequence ATGGTACAAATTAGCTGGTTCTATGGCATCAAGATTTCAATGTTTTATGACGAACATTTACCGCCTCATTTTCATGTGGAATATGGGGATTACCATGCTATTGTCGATATTCAAAAGGCGGTTATTATTAAAGGCCATCTGCCCAAAAAACAGGCGAGTTTGGTCATAGCCTGGACCCTACTGCACCAGGATGAGTTAATGGATAACTGGCATAACGCTTATCATAAAAAAGAGCTCTTTAAAATCGATCCCCTCAGATAG
- a CDS encoding LutC/YkgG family protein encodes MNQDDLIAFFTRQAEVMGAQVIPVEGAGGIGPKLVEALQPFGNRVALVESSMCREAGLEAALAAAGFGIEKEGADFARQADTGIVEFDYGIAETGTLAMDATDLKTRLATMLPLTCVALLRAERIRAGLTEVIDAYLERGNWPGYFTLVTGPSRTADIERSLTIGVHGPERLLIILVRNNGGGRHGR; translated from the coding sequence TTGAACCAAGATGATTTAATTGCTTTCTTTACCCGCCAGGCTGAGGTCATGGGGGCGCAGGTCATACCCGTGGAAGGCGCGGGGGGGATCGGGCCGAAATTGGTCGAGGCTTTACAGCCCTTTGGGAACAGGGTAGCCCTGGTAGAGTCTTCTATGTGCAGGGAAGCGGGGCTGGAGGCGGCCCTGGCAGCAGCCGGCTTCGGCATTGAGAAGGAAGGCGCCGATTTTGCCCGCCAGGCCGATACTGGTATTGTTGAGTTTGATTATGGCATTGCCGAGACGGGAACCCTGGCCATGGACGCCACTGACCTGAAAACACGCCTGGCGACCATGCTGCCCCTGACCTGCGTGGCTTTGCTGCGGGCGGAGCGAATCCGGGCCGGTTTGACCGAGGTAATCGACGCCTATTTGGAGCGGGGGAACTGGCCGGGGTATTTCACCCTGGTCACGGGTCCCAGCCGTACGGCCGACATTGAACGCAGCCTGACCATTGGCGTTCACGGCCCGGAAAGGCTGCTGATTATCCTGGTGAGGAATAACGGAGGTGGCCGCCATGGCCGGTAA
- a CDS encoding NAD(P)/FAD-dependent oxidoreductase: MAGKYDVVIVGAGPAGIFTALELVRQESGLKVLILEKGHGLNRRVCPSKETRSSCLHCNPCSVVSGWGGAGAFSDGKLTLSPEVGGWLSEYIPEREVTALIDYVDGVYRHFGAPDKVYGSLEDERIADIQRQAVLADLKLIPAPIRHLGTGRTQEILQAMKDYLEEHGVEVRTDTPVEEILVEDNRVTGVVTRRGEEISARYVVLAPGREGADWLRRVAAGLNLKLVVNPVDIGVRVEVPAAVMEHLTSVIYESKFIFYSRKFDDRVRTFCMNPYGEVVLENNEGLVTVNGHSYADKKTNNTNFALLVSKTFTEPFKEPIAYGRYVARLANLLGGGVLVQRLGDLLSGRRTTADRLEKGLVTPTLTEATPGDLSLVFPYRHLTAIVEMLAAMDKIAPGVYSRHTLLYGVEVKFYSSRLSLSQELQTNIHGLYAAGDGAGVTRGLAQASAAGVIAARAIIASA, from the coding sequence ATGGCTGGAAAATATGATGTGGTCATCGTTGGCGCCGGCCCGGCAGGGATTTTCACCGCCCTGGAGCTGGTGCGGCAGGAAAGCGGGCTCAAAGTGCTCATCCTTGAGAAGGGACACGGCTTAAATCGCCGGGTGTGCCCGTCCAAGGAGACGCGTTCCAGCTGCCTGCACTGCAACCCCTGCTCGGTAGTATCCGGCTGGGGAGGAGCCGGGGCTTTCAGTGACGGCAAATTAACCCTGTCGCCGGAAGTAGGCGGCTGGCTGAGTGAATATATACCGGAGCGGGAAGTAACGGCTTTAATCGATTATGTCGACGGCGTTTACCGCCATTTCGGGGCGCCGGATAAGGTCTACGGCAGCCTGGAAGATGAGCGCATTGCCGACATCCAGCGCCAGGCCGTCCTGGCGGATTTAAAGCTGATTCCGGCTCCCATCCGCCACCTGGGCACCGGGCGCACCCAGGAGATCCTCCAGGCCATGAAGGATTACCTGGAGGAGCACGGCGTAGAGGTGCGCACGGATACGCCGGTTGAGGAAATCCTGGTAGAAGATAACCGGGTTACCGGGGTGGTTACCCGGCGGGGTGAAGAGATCAGCGCCCGTTATGTGGTCCTGGCTCCCGGCCGGGAAGGCGCCGACTGGCTGCGCCGGGTGGCTGCCGGGTTGAACCTGAAGCTGGTCGTCAATCCCGTGGATATTGGCGTGCGGGTAGAAGTGCCGGCGGCCGTCATGGAGCACCTGACCAGCGTCATTTACGAATCTAAATTTATCTTTTACTCGCGGAAATTTGACGATCGGGTGCGGACCTTCTGCATGAACCCCTACGGGGAAGTAGTGCTGGAAAATAACGAGGGCCTGGTGACGGTGAACGGCCATTCCTATGCGGACAAAAAGACTAACAATACCAACTTTGCGCTGCTGGTCAGCAAGACCTTTACCGAGCCTTTCAAGGAACCCATTGCCTACGGCCGTTATGTGGCCCGGCTGGCCAACCTCCTGGGCGGCGGTGTCCTGGTCCAGCGCTTGGGTGACCTCCTGTCGGGGCGGCGGACCACAGCTGACCGCCTGGAAAAGGGCCTGGTAACACCGACACTGACCGAGGCCACGCCCGGGGACCTGTCCCTGGTCTTCCCTTACCGGCACCTTACGGCCATTGTGGAGATGCTCGCGGCCATGGATAAGATCGCGCCGGGGGTTTATTCCCGGCATACCCTGCTTTACGGCGTGGAGGTTAAATTTTATTCGTCCCGGTTAAGTTTAAGCCAGGAACTGCAAACAAATATCCACGGCCTGTACGCTGCCGGTGACGGCGCCGGGGTTACCCGCGGCCTGGCCCAGGCTTCGGCGGCCGGTGTCATTGCCGCCCGGGCTATTATAGCCAGCGCTTAA
- a CDS encoding DUF2442 domain-containing protein yields the protein MIPPALIQVYADKERDYAIICQFVDGKVTRYDMKKLLYGVFEPLRDKEVFKNTLTILDNTAAWDLAGKRDETNCLTIDPWTLYNAEDITGDMIH from the coding sequence ATGATACCACCGGCGTTGATCCAGGTATATGCAGATAAAGAAAGGGATTACGCCATTATCTGCCAGTTCGTGGACGGCAAAGTGACCCGTTACGATATGAAAAAACTTTTATACGGAGTTTTTGAACCCTTAAGAGATAAAGAGGTTTTTAAAAACACTTTAACGATCCTGGATAATACGGCGGCATGGGATTTAGCAGGAAAAAGGGATGAAACAAACTGCCTGACCATTGATCCCTGGACATTATATAATGCCGAAGATATAACCGGCGATATGATTCATTAG